In Hoeflea ulvae, one genomic interval encodes:
- a CDS encoding FAD-binding and (Fe-S)-binding domain-containing protein, translating to MFDRFSRGRYATDASFYQMMPLGILSPRSEDDIHAAIDIAREQAVPVLAEGGGTSQCGQTVNEALVLDNTQYFNDILELDVDNMRCVVRPGIVLDELNRALKQHGLWFPVDVSTASRATIGGMAANNSCGGKSLRYGMMRDNVLSIEAVMADGSKHHFGPDSSGQSAAYKALSADLLALGAREAAEIDARFPNVMRRVGGYNIDALVPGAAPNNLAHLLVGSEGTLAYSTAIELKLSPLISGKAIGVCHFPTFYQAMDAAQHLVTLMPQGVELVDSTMIALARDIPMFRRTIENFVTGDPAALLLVEFIEEDQADNAVKLCQLEEMMGDLGFAWSGTGKQWGGVTSVTDPVLQNQIAELRKSGLNIMMSMKTDGKPVSFVEDCAVELPDLAEYTAGLTDIFEKHGTRGTWYAHASVGCLHVRPVLNLRLDQDVRTMRAVAEECFDLVARYKGSHSGEHGDGIVRSEFHEKMFGARMVANFGEVKQRFDPGGLFNPGKIVSPPKMDDRRLFRYPPDYSVPEMQTELDWSEWTGSGGGFQGAIEMCNNNGACRKLKGGVMCPSFRVTRKEKDLTRGRANTLRLAISGQLGANAFASDEMADTMKLCVSCKGCKSECPTGVDMARMKIEVLSARAKKNGLGLHDRLVGFLPRYAVWASKAPFLMNLRDRIPGLARLSEKLTGFTAQRALPQWSANPFRDSELQDSPAPQAVLFVDSFNRYFEPENLRAAIRVLQAAGVSLDVVKAADGGRPLCCGRTFLSVGLVDKAKEEAQRLVEALLPYAEKGLPIIGLEPSCLLTLRDEIPALLPGKPTALIAKHAVMFEEFIANQSENTAFHLPLKSPQAKIVLHGHCHQKAMNVMSSIEKVLAMLPDTPVEKIETSCCGMAGAFGYGTDTHAISLQMGELDLLPAVRAADSDAIIVADGTSCRHQISDNTDRKPLHVARLLDMVLKQDA from the coding sequence ATGTTCGACCGGTTTTCCCGCGGCCGTTACGCAACCGATGCCTCGTTTTACCAGATGATGCCGCTCGGGATTCTCTCGCCCAGATCCGAAGACGACATCCACGCCGCCATCGACATTGCCCGCGAACAGGCCGTGCCGGTCCTCGCCGAGGGCGGCGGAACCTCGCAATGCGGCCAGACCGTCAACGAGGCGCTGGTTCTCGACAACACCCAGTATTTCAACGACATCCTGGAACTCGACGTCGACAACATGCGCTGTGTGGTTCGCCCCGGCATCGTTCTCGATGAGCTCAACCGCGCACTCAAGCAGCATGGCCTCTGGTTTCCTGTCGATGTGTCCACCGCCTCACGGGCCACCATCGGCGGCATGGCGGCCAACAATTCATGCGGCGGGAAATCCCTCCGCTACGGCATGATGCGCGACAATGTGCTGTCGATCGAAGCCGTCATGGCCGATGGCAGCAAGCACCATTTCGGGCCGGACAGCAGCGGCCAGTCCGCGGCCTACAAAGCGCTCTCGGCGGATCTTCTGGCGCTCGGCGCCCGGGAAGCCGCGGAAATCGATGCGCGTTTTCCAAATGTGATGCGCCGCGTCGGCGGCTACAATATCGATGCCCTGGTCCCCGGCGCGGCCCCCAACAACCTGGCCCATCTGCTGGTCGGCTCGGAGGGAACGCTCGCCTATTCGACCGCGATCGAGCTGAAGCTCTCGCCGCTGATTTCAGGCAAGGCGATCGGTGTCTGCCACTTCCCGACATTCTATCAGGCCATGGATGCGGCGCAGCATCTGGTCACCCTGATGCCGCAGGGCGTGGAGCTGGTGGATTCGACCATGATCGCGCTGGCGCGTGACATTCCGATGTTCCGCCGCACCATCGAGAATTTTGTCACCGGCGACCCGGCGGCACTCCTGCTGGTCGAATTCATCGAGGAGGATCAGGCCGACAACGCGGTCAAGCTGTGTCAGTTGGAGGAGATGATGGGGGATCTCGGATTCGCCTGGTCGGGAACGGGCAAACAATGGGGCGGCGTGACCTCGGTCACCGACCCTGTTCTGCAAAACCAGATCGCCGAGCTGCGCAAATCCGGGCTCAACATCATGATGTCGATGAAGACAGACGGAAAACCGGTCTCCTTCGTCGAGGATTGCGCCGTCGAGCTGCCCGACCTCGCGGAATACACGGCAGGACTGACGGACATCTTCGAAAAACACGGCACCAGGGGAACCTGGTACGCCCACGCCTCTGTCGGCTGCCTGCATGTCCGCCCGGTTCTCAATCTCAGGCTCGACCAGGACGTCAGGACCATGCGCGCCGTGGCCGAGGAATGTTTTGACCTGGTAGCACGCTACAAGGGCTCCCATTCGGGCGAACATGGCGACGGCATCGTCCGCTCCGAATTCCACGAGAAGATGTTCGGTGCGCGGATGGTGGCGAATTTCGGCGAGGTCAAGCAGCGCTTTGATCCCGGCGGCCTGTTCAATCCGGGCAAGATCGTGTCCCCGCCAAAGATGGATGACCGGCGGCTGTTCCGCTATCCGCCGGATTATTCGGTGCCGGAAATGCAGACCGAGCTCGACTGGTCCGAATGGACCGGCAGCGGCGGCGGTTTCCAGGGCGCCATCGAGATGTGCAACAACAATGGCGCCTGCCGCAAGCTCAAGGGCGGGGTCATGTGCCCGTCCTTCCGCGTCACCCGCAAGGAAAAGGACCTGACCCGCGGCCGCGCCAACACGCTGCGCCTGGCAATCTCGGGTCAGCTCGGCGCAAATGCCTTCGCCTCTGACGAGATGGCCGACACCATGAAGCTCTGCGTTTCCTGCAAGGGCTGCAAGAGCGAGTGCCCCACCGGCGTCGACATGGCCCGCATGAAGATCGAGGTGCTGTCTGCACGGGCAAAAAAGAACGGGCTCGGTCTTCACGACAGGCTGGTCGGTTTTCTGCCGCGCTATGCCGTCTGGGCTTCCAAGGCTCCCTTCCTGATGAACCTGCGGGACCGCATCCCCGGCCTGGCAAGACTGTCGGAAAAGCTCACCGGCTTCACCGCACAACGCGCACTGCCGCAATGGAGCGCAAACCCCTTCAGGGACAGCGAGCTCCAGGATAGTCCTGCACCGCAAGCGGTGCTGTTTGTCGACAGTTTCAACCGGTATTTCGAGCCTGAAAACCTGCGCGCGGCGATCCGTGTTCTGCAGGCGGCCGGCGTGTCGCTGGATGTGGTCAAGGCGGCCGACGGCGGACGGCCCTTGTGTTGCGGGCGCACATTCCTGTCCGTCGGGCTGGTCGACAAGGCGAAAGAAGAGGCACAGCGACTGGTCGAGGCACTCCTGCCCTATGCGGAAAAAGGCCTGCCGATCATCGGCCTTGAACCGAGTTGCCTTTTGACCCTGCGTGACGAGATCCCCGCCCTCCTGCCCGGCAAGCCGACAGCCCTGATTGCAAAACACGCCGTCATGTTCGAGGAATTCATCGCCAACCAGTCCGAAAATACCGCCTTCCATCTGCCATTGAAATCGCCGCAGGCGAAGATCGTCCTGCACGGCCATTGCCACCAGAAGGCAATGAATGTGATGTCCAGCATCGAGAAGGTGCTGGCAATGCTGCCCGATACGCCGGTCGAAAAGATCGAAACCAGTTGCTGCGGCATGGCCGGTGCGTTCGGCTATGGAACTGACACGCATGCGATATCCCTGCAAATGGGCGAGCTGGACCTGCTTCCGGCGGTGCGCGCCGCAGATTCTGATGCGATCATTGTTGCAGATGGCACTTCCTGCAGGCATCAGATAAGCGACAATACCGACCGCAAGCCGTTGCATGTCGCCCGCCTTCTGGACATGGTGCTGAAACAGGATGCCTGA
- a CDS encoding GntR family transcriptional regulator has product MTDSNVIERKSLHLELVERIRPLIVESQLLPGDKVPERELCERFGVSRTPMREALKVLASEGLVRLEPNRGAWVTVVTVEEVEEVFPVLGVLEALSGELACAYITDAEISHVRRLHDQMMQSYRDRNLADYFKTNQEIHGAILVAARNHTLTNACRALSARMQRARYVANMSEKRWADAVSEHEQIIQSLEARDGKQLSQVLIEHMKNKKASVLAWLTGAAPKTPSRETAE; this is encoded by the coding sequence ATGACCGATAGCAATGTGATTGAACGAAAGTCCCTTCACCTCGAACTGGTGGAGCGCATCCGGCCTCTGATCGTCGAAAGCCAATTGCTGCCCGGCGACAAGGTGCCCGAAAGAGAATTATGTGAGCGTTTCGGCGTGTCACGCACGCCAATGCGCGAGGCCCTCAAGGTGCTGGCATCCGAAGGCCTGGTGCGGCTGGAACCCAATCGCGGCGCATGGGTGACCGTGGTCACGGTTGAAGAAGTGGAAGAGGTGTTTCCGGTTCTCGGAGTTCTCGAAGCCTTGTCCGGGGAACTGGCCTGCGCCTACATCACCGACGCAGAGATCAGCCATGTCCGCCGGCTGCATGACCAGATGATGCAGAGCTATAGAGACCGGAATCTGGCCGATTATTTCAAGACCAATCAGGAGATCCACGGCGCCATCCTGGTGGCTGCCAGAAACCACACCCTGACCAATGCCTGCCGGGCCCTTTCCGCGCGCATGCAAAGGGCCCGCTATGTCGCCAACATGTCGGAAAAACGCTGGGCCGACGCTGTCAGCGAGCATGAGCAGATCATCCAGTCGCTCGAAGCCCGCGATGGCAAGCAGTTGAGCCAGGTCCTAATTGAGCACATGAAGAACAAGAAAGCGTCGGTGCTGGCCTGGCTGACAGGAGCGGCACCGAAAACGCCGTCCAGGGAAACCGCGGAATAG
- a CDS encoding ABC transporter ATP-binding protein has protein sequence MLEAGPLNLFYGDSHIIQDVKISVADGEGVAILGRNGAGKTTLFKGIMNGGPKAEGPITLRGEDVTGLPAFARARRGLGLVPEDRRIYRHLTVAENIKMGRHATRPGTEPYTLEEIFGFFPMLRDLQDRLGFELSGGQQQVLAIARSVFSRPDCLLLDEPTEGVAPVIVQDIARQLAAMRKNNGTTLLLTEQNVWFARACTERLYLLDSGRIVFSGDWAEFDANPDLKTRYLAV, from the coding sequence ATGCTTGAAGCCGGACCGCTCAATCTTTTCTACGGTGACAGCCACATCATCCAGGACGTCAAAATCTCGGTGGCCGATGGCGAAGGTGTCGCCATTCTCGGACGCAACGGCGCCGGCAAGACGACGCTGTTCAAGGGGATCATGAATGGCGGGCCCAAGGCAGAAGGGCCGATCACGCTGCGCGGCGAGGATGTCACCGGACTACCCGCCTTTGCGCGCGCCCGCCGCGGCCTTGGCCTGGTGCCCGAAGACCGGCGGATTTACCGCCATCTGACGGTCGCCGAGAATATCAAGATGGGCCGTCACGCAACGCGTCCGGGCACAGAGCCCTATACGCTGGAGGAGATCTTCGGTTTCTTTCCGATGCTGCGCGATCTCCAGGACCGGCTCGGCTTCGAACTCAGCGGCGGCCAGCAGCAGGTTCTTGCTATCGCGCGTTCGGTGTTTTCACGCCCGGACTGCCTGTTGCTGGACGAGCCGACGGAGGGCGTGGCGCCTGTGATCGTGCAGGACATTGCCCGCCAGCTTGCGGCGATGCGCAAGAACAACGGCACAACGCTGCTGCTGACCGAACAGAATGTCTGGTTCGCCCGCGCCTGTACCGAACGGCTCTATCTGCTCGACAGCGGGCGGATCGTGTTCTCGGGTGACTGGGCCGAGTTCGACGCCAATCCCGACCTCAAGACGCGCTATCTGGCGGTGTGA
- a CDS encoding ABC transporter ATP-binding protein has protein sequence MTTAPATARPILEAGDIVKDYPSVKVLKQVNLSVMEGDTLAVIGPNGAGKTTLFKVLSGEVFAGSGAVIYNGRDITRMPAWRRVRMGFGRSFQVASVFLDLTAAENVLVAVEAYLAQKPAGSGPGFRCRPAADVRDLVEEILVEVDLAGKGSHEARFLSHGDKKRLELAMSLALRPRILLLDEPTAGMAPADRQASIELIAAVKQRHGMTVVLTEHDMDVVFGLASRVVVLHHGELIAAGTPDEVRENPMVREVYLGAETHYA, from the coding sequence ATGACCACAGCACCCGCAACTGCAAGGCCGATCCTCGAGGCCGGGGACATCGTCAAGGACTACCCCTCGGTCAAGGTCCTCAAGCAGGTCAACCTGTCGGTCATGGAGGGCGACACGCTGGCCGTGATCGGCCCGAACGGCGCCGGGAAAACCACCTTGTTCAAGGTGCTCAGCGGCGAGGTCTTCGCCGGCAGCGGCGCCGTGATCTACAATGGCCGGGACATCACCCGGATGCCGGCCTGGCGCCGCGTCCGCATGGGGTTCGGACGCTCCTTCCAGGTCGCAAGCGTGTTTCTGGACCTGACCGCGGCGGAGAATGTGCTCGTTGCCGTCGAGGCCTATCTGGCCCAGAAGCCGGCGGGTTCCGGACCCGGATTCCGCTGCCGCCCGGCCGCAGATGTCCGCGACCTCGTCGAAGAGATCCTGGTCGAGGTCGATCTGGCCGGCAAGGGGTCGCACGAGGCGCGGTTCCTGTCACACGGGGACAAGAAGCGGCTTGAACTGGCAATGAGCCTGGCGCTGCGGCCGCGCATACTCTTGCTGGATGAGCCGACTGCCGGCATGGCTCCGGCAGACCGTCAAGCATCGATCGAGCTCATTGCAGCGGTCAAGCAGCGTCACGGCATGACGGTGGTGCTCACCGAACATGACATGGATGTCGTCTTCGGCCTGGCCTCGCGTGTTGTCGTTCTTCACCACGGCGAACTCATTGCCGCGGGAACTCCGGACGAGGTGCGCGAGAACCCGATGGTGCGTGAAGTCTATCTTGGAGCGGAGACCCATTATGCTTGA
- a CDS encoding branched-chain amino acid ABC transporter permease: MKQRFETTLVRDLGIGAAFLAVMLALPSVADKGIVFVAGTLALHIIFGLSWNLMFGRTGLVSFGHASFFAIGGYCYALLARTWPDLHPFVTLSSAALFGALVALLVGIIALRRSLGVYFAILSLALAQIVYLFLSYIPELGREDGFTGIQRPELGLGFVSIDLAQGDNYYYFMVLVCALLGSLIWWVIHGPVGRRFKSIEQDPVRAEFLGINVFANRLASFVIASTVTALVGALYGPWLQLLTPEVAHWSFSARPILYALLGGVQSFWGPVVGAIGFSILEYGTRTMHGLSEIVIGATLLVVVLLLPGGILGGLARLKTRLSAKRPDKPTEEPAE, from the coding sequence ATGAAACAGCGCTTTGAAACCACACTCGTCCGGGACCTCGGTATCGGCGCCGCCTTTCTGGCGGTGATGCTGGCGCTGCCTTCGGTGGCGGACAAGGGCATCGTCTTTGTTGCCGGCACCCTGGCGCTGCACATCATCTTCGGATTGAGCTGGAACCTGATGTTCGGCCGCACCGGGCTGGTCAGTTTCGGTCACGCCTCCTTCTTCGCCATCGGCGGCTATTGCTATGCGCTGCTGGCCAGAACCTGGCCCGACCTGCACCCCTTTGTCACGCTGTCCTCAGCCGCATTGTTCGGCGCGCTGGTGGCGTTGCTGGTCGGCATCATTGCCTTGCGCCGCTCGCTGGGTGTCTATTTCGCCATCCTCAGCCTGGCGCTTGCCCAGATCGTCTATCTGTTCCTGTCCTATATTCCCGAACTGGGCCGCGAGGACGGTTTCACCGGCATCCAGCGTCCAGAGCTCGGCCTTGGTTTTGTCTCCATCGACCTCGCCCAGGGTGACAATTACTATTATTTCATGGTGCTGGTCTGCGCCCTTTTGGGCAGCCTCATCTGGTGGGTCATCCACGGGCCGGTAGGCCGGCGCTTCAAGAGCATCGAGCAGGACCCGGTCCGGGCCGAGTTCCTCGGCATCAATGTCTTTGCCAACCGGCTGGCCTCCTTCGTCATCGCATCGACGGTGACTGCGCTCGTGGGCGCCTTGTATGGTCCGTGGCTGCAATTGCTGACGCCTGAAGTGGCGCACTGGTCGTTCTCCGCCCGTCCTATTCTCTACGCCCTGCTTGGTGGTGTGCAGAGTTTCTGGGGGCCGGTCGTCGGCGCCATCGGGTTCTCGATCCTCGAATATGGAACACGGACCATGCATGGCCTGTCGGAGATCGTCATCGGCGCGACCCTGCTGGTGGTGGTGCTGTTGCTTCCCGGCGGCATTCTCGGTGGCCTGGCACGGCTCAAGACCAGGCTGTCTGCAAAGCGGCCGGACAAGCCAACAGAGGAGCCGGCGGAATGA
- a CDS encoding branched-chain amino acid ABC transporter permease, whose translation MLTYVLSPVFNGLFSAMVIFLFATGLTLIFGILRVLNFAHGGFFMIGAYVAFSLVSLFGSTESMLSYLLVSVASGLVLGGIGLLVERFVFRPLQKVDEAYSLIATYALLLLTEGAVKAIWGVSFHSAAAPSALAGIYIVGDLFMPTYAIFIILLGIACYVFLEWVLQHTETGKLTQSIASDPWMAQMLGVNVPRFYTWIVVFGFFLAGIAGGLLLPNQTISPNLASTFVVQAFGVLIVGGMGNIRGTFLAAILLCVIDSFGSVYFSEVPGMFFYIAMVVMLLLRPEGLVRGARL comes from the coding sequence TTGCTGACCTATGTACTCAGTCCCGTGTTCAACGGCCTGTTCTCGGCCATGGTGATATTTCTCTTCGCCACCGGGCTGACGCTGATCTTCGGCATCCTGCGGGTCCTGAATTTCGCCCATGGCGGGTTCTTCATGATCGGCGCCTATGTCGCCTTTTCGCTGGTTTCGCTGTTTGGCTCGACGGAGTCGATGCTGTCCTACCTGCTGGTCAGCGTGGCGTCCGGACTGGTGCTCGGCGGCATCGGCCTGTTGGTCGAGCGCTTTGTGTTCAGGCCCTTGCAAAAGGTCGATGAAGCCTATTCGCTGATTGCCACCTATGCCCTTCTGCTGCTCACCGAAGGGGCCGTGAAGGCGATATGGGGCGTGTCGTTTCACAGTGCCGCCGCACCCTCGGCGCTGGCCGGCATCTACATTGTCGGCGACCTGTTCATGCCGACCTATGCGATCTTCATCATCCTGCTCGGCATCGCCTGCTACGTCTTTCTCGAATGGGTGCTGCAGCACACCGAAACCGGCAAGCTGACCCAGTCGATTGCCAGCGATCCGTGGATGGCGCAGATGCTTGGCGTCAATGTTCCCCGGTTCTACACCTGGATCGTTGTTTTCGGGTTCTTTCTTGCCGGCATCGCCGGCGGCCTGCTGCTGCCCAACCAGACCATTTCGCCCAATCTCGCAAGCACCTTCGTGGTGCAGGCCTTTGGTGTTCTCATCGTCGGCGGTATGGGCAATATCCGCGGGACCTTTCTTGCCGCGATCCTGCTCTGCGTCATCGACTCCTTCGGATCGGTCTATTTCTCGGAAGTGCCCGGCATGTTCTTCTACATCGCGATGGTGGTCATGTTGCTGTTGCGGCCCGAGGGTCTGGTCAGGGGAGCACGGCTATGA
- a CDS encoding ABC transporter substrate-binding protein — protein sequence MINNLTRRNVIKSLGAFGAAGALGSLARPSRADGNPIRLGLIAPLSGSQEVIGRYQLAGATIAVNQINQAGGVMGRPLELVTRDDKVAPAAGVAAAKDLSGNGVNLMLGVLSSGVALAISPTLQADNSVLVVSAASANELTHEQFSPNFFRTCDHAYSRQRALAKLVAEDSSDVADWMMISPQTAISQSNWDSFVDGMSEFYQAANKPLEIGDPIWTKYGATDYKNEIVQLMRSSAKGLYCGVYGGDAVTMFSQAAAYGLTKKFDVMVDPGSEFIIAQAMGKNTPEGLWSGFHWYYGAYEGHKINDDLYAAYVKETGDQHPAGYMGEAHASVLAYASAIQKAGSTDTEKVIAALEDLEFDTCKGMRKIRKEDHQAICDLNLVQFGPDDSEQGWKVTDYRVIKDDGLSEPAAPGQPIEFNFKKG from the coding sequence ATGATCAACAATCTTACACGTCGCAATGTCATCAAATCGCTTGGAGCGTTCGGAGCAGCCGGTGCGCTGGGTAGCCTGGCGCGACCATCACGCGCGGACGGAAATCCCATCCGGCTGGGGCTGATTGCGCCTTTGAGCGGATCACAGGAAGTGATCGGACGATACCAGTTGGCAGGCGCCACAATCGCGGTCAACCAGATCAACCAGGCCGGCGGCGTCATGGGGCGGCCGCTTGAACTTGTAACCCGCGACGACAAGGTGGCACCCGCCGCCGGTGTTGCTGCGGCCAAGGATCTCTCCGGCAATGGCGTGAACCTGATGCTCGGTGTCCTGTCGAGTGGCGTGGCACTTGCCATTTCGCCGACGCTGCAGGCCGACAATTCCGTGCTGGTGGTGTCGGCGGCTTCGGCCAACGAGCTCACCCACGAGCAGTTCTCGCCAAATTTCTTCCGGACCTGCGACCATGCCTATTCGCGTCAGCGGGCGCTGGCCAAGCTGGTGGCGGAGGATTCCTCCGACGTCGCAGACTGGATGATGATTAGCCCGCAGACGGCGATCAGCCAGTCCAATTGGGATTCCTTTGTCGACGGAATGAGCGAATTCTATCAGGCCGCCAACAAGCCACTGGAGATCGGCGACCCGATCTGGACCAAATATGGCGCGACCGACTACAAGAACGAGATCGTGCAGCTGATGCGCAGCTCCGCCAAGGGTCTGTATTGCGGCGTCTATGGCGGCGATGCCGTGACCATGTTCAGCCAGGCCGCGGCCTATGGTCTGACCAAGAAGTTCGACGTGATGGTTGATCCGGGCAGCGAGTTCATCATTGCCCAGGCCATGGGCAAGAACACGCCCGAGGGGCTCTGGTCCGGGTTCCACTGGTATTACGGCGCCTATGAAGGCCATAAGATCAATGATGATCTCTATGCGGCCTATGTCAAGGAAACCGGCGACCAGCATCCCGCAGGCTATATGGGCGAGGCCCATGCCTCGGTGCTGGCCTATGCCAGCGCCATCCAGAAAGCCGGCAGCACCGACACCGAAAAGGTGATAGCCGCGCTTGAGGATCTCGAATTCGACACCTGCAAGGGCATGCGCAAGATCCGCAAGGAAGATCACCAGGCCATCTGCGATCTCAACCTGGTCCAGTTCGGTCCCGACGACAGCGAACAGGGCTGGAAAGTGACCGATTACCGGGTCATCAAGGACGACGGTCTGAGCGAACCGGCAGCTCCCGGCCAGCCGATCGAGTTCAACTTCAAGAAGGGCTGA
- a CDS encoding SDR family NAD(P)-dependent oxidoreductase → MNVRFDFSGKTVLVTGAASGIGRATVEALVKAGAAVGIADIQGDEADAFAETIRGQGGAAIGLTLDVRDAAATERAVEMLEDELGPIFGLVTAAGLSRPAPAESMSEASWDLVMDTNLKGMFLSCQSAGRRMLAHGAGAIVNIGSVNSLGGFAGRSNYCSSKFGVAGLTDVLAIEWGRRGIRVNAVAPNGVDTPLVRQGIPPSFVTEVLDDRTPMGRMALPGEIASTVLFLLSDAASYVTGSMLRVDGGLCSGFYTHRQGADLASAALLRDGVYSE, encoded by the coding sequence ATGAATGTGCGTTTTGATTTCAGTGGAAAGACCGTGCTGGTCACCGGGGCGGCGTCGGGAATCGGCCGCGCTACGGTGGAGGCGCTGGTGAAGGCGGGTGCCGCAGTAGGCATTGCCGATATCCAGGGCGACGAGGCTGATGCTTTCGCCGAGACCATTCGCGGGCAGGGCGGTGCGGCGATCGGGCTGACGCTGGACGTGCGCGACGCTGCCGCCACCGAGCGCGCCGTGGAGATGCTGGAAGACGAGCTGGGTCCGATCTTCGGCCTTGTCACCGCTGCCGGGCTGTCGCGGCCGGCCCCGGCCGAGAGCATGAGCGAAGCCAGCTGGGATCTGGTGATGGATACCAATCTCAAGGGCATGTTCCTGTCCTGCCAGTCCGCCGGGCGCCGCATGCTGGCCCACGGCGCAGGCGCCATCGTCAATATTGGCTCCGTCAATTCGCTGGGCGGTTTTGCCGGACGGTCGAATTACTGTTCCTCGAAATTCGGCGTGGCGGGGCTGACCGACGTCCTGGCGATCGAATGGGGCCGGCGCGGCATAAGGGTCAATGCGGTCGCGCCGAACGGAGTCGACACACCACTGGTACGGCAGGGGATTCCGCCAAGCTTTGTCACCGAGGTGCTGGATGACCGGACGCCGATGGGGCGGATGGCGTTGCCCGGGGAAATAGCCTCAACCGTGTTGTTCCTGCTCTCCGATGCGGCCTCCTATGTCACCGGCAGCATGCTGCGGGTGGATGGAGGACTGTGCTCGGGCTTTTACACCCATCGCCAGGGTGCGGATCTGGCCTCCGCAGCGCTTCTGCGCGATGGCGTCTACAGCGAATGA